DNA sequence from the Nitrospinota bacterium genome:
TCGGCGCTGCCGTCCTGCGAATGTTTCTTCGCGACATCCTCGAATTTCGCCCCGCCCTTGAGCTCCGCCTGGATTTCATCCATCTTTTTCTTCGCTTCGGCCTTCTTGGCGTCATCAGCCGCCTTGTCCACCAGCAGGATTATGTGACGCGCGCGGACCATTTCCGGGCGGTCAAACTCCTTGGTGTGCTCGTCGTAATACTTCTTGGCTTCCGCCTCGTCAACTTTCACCCCGGCGGCGGCCTTTTCGTCAAGCAGGCGGCGGATTGCGAGGTTTTTGCCGATGTCCCTTTTCAGGTCTTTTTCGGTGATTCCCTGCTCCTTCAGCCCCTTTTTGTATTCTTCCGGGGAAGGAAACGATTTGGCGATCTTGTCGATCTGATCCTGCACTTCCTTATCGTCCACCTTTATTTTTTTGGCTTGGGCGTCCTGATAAAGAACTTCGGCGACCACCATCCGGTCAGCCACCTGCTTTTGCGCGTTCTTCAGCCATTCTTCGGTGATGGGCTGGCCGTGCGACTTCATCTGTCTTATCAGGTTGTCCAGCACCCTTACGAATATTTCCCTGTTAACTTCAACCCCCCCGATGGTGGCGATCACTTTCGGAAGTTTCTTCGGGTCATAGGCCACTTCCTTCACCGGCGCCGGTGCGGCAACTGGCGGCGGAGCGGCAGCCGGCGCCGGAGCGGCCTTGGCGGCCGCTTTCTCTTCCGCCGCCGCGGCGGGGGCCACGTTCGAATCGAGGAAGGACATAAAGACGAGGCCGATCACAACAAACACAGCCAACGCCATGCCCACCGCTTTTTTGTTCATTTTAAGACTCTCCAATAAAAAAGGTTGAGTGAGGGGCTACAGCCCTTACATGTACATTCCGCCGTTTACGTGCAGCACCTGCCCGGTGATGTAATCCGCCGCGCCGGAGGCGAGAAACACCACCGCGTTCGCCACGTCCCGCGTGGCGCCAAACCGCTTTACCGGGATACCTTCCAGCACCGCTTTCTTCACGTCGTCGCCCAGAATATCCGTCATTTCGGTAACTATATAGCCGGGGGCGATAAGGTTCACCAAAATATTCCGGCTGGCAAGCTCCTTCGCCACCGCCTTGGTCAGCCCCTCCTGCCCCGCCTTGCTGGCGGCGTAGTTGGCCTGCCCGGCGTTGCCGGTGGTGCCGACCACCGAGCCGATATTGATAATCCGCCCGGCGTGTTTTTTCATCATCGGGCGTGAAACCGCGCGGGTCATGTTGAACGCGCCTTTCAGGTTGGTGTCCAGCACCTCGTCCCAGTCGGCGTCCTTCATCCGCATCAGCAGGCCGTCCTTGGTGATCCCGGCGTTATTCACCAGGATATCCACCCCGCCCAGTTTTTCGATGCACTCTTTCACCACGGCGTCGCACCGCGCGCCATCGGCCACATTCAATTGCGCCTGCTCCCCCCGCGCGCCGTGGGCGCGGATGGCGGCAAGCACGCCATCGGCGGGATTGGCGTTATAGGTGATAAAAACATCGGCCCCCGCCTCGGCCAGCGTCACGGCGATTTCCCTGCCGATTCCGCGCGAAGCCCCGGTGACCAGGGCCACCTTGCCGCTAAGCGTTTTGATTGAGCACCTCCAGCGTCTTTTCCAGGCTGGCAAGGTCTTCCACATTGCAGAGCGTCAGGCCCTTGTCCATCCGCTTGAACATGCCGCAAAGGGTCTTGCCAATGCCAAATTCTATTACCGTCCGCACCCCATTATCAAGCATCGTTTGCATCACGCCGGTCCAGCGCACCGCGCCGGTCACCTGCCGCTTTACTCCTTCGCGGGCCTCGGCGGCGGCGGTCACGATCTTCGCGTCCACGTTGTTCACCAGCGGCACCGCGGGATCGGCGAACTTCATCCGGTCAAGGTCGGCGGCCAGCCGCGCGGCGGCATCGTTCATGAACGGGGAGTGGAAAGCGGCACTTACGTTGAGCACCACCACCTTCTTGGCTCCGCGCTCCTGCAGAAGCGGAACAGCTTTCTCTATCAATTCCTTACGGCCAGCAATAACCGTCTGCGCATCGCCGTTGTAGTTGGCGGGTTGCAGCGCGCCGGGGGCATCGCCCACTTCGCGGCAAACCTCCTCGATGACCGCCGCATCCAGCCCCAGCACCGCCGCCATGCCGCCGCCGCGCGCCTCGCTCATGTAAAGGCCGCGCCGCCGCACGATGGTGACGGCATCTTCAAAAGAAAGCGCGTTCGCGGCGTAAAGCGCCGTGAATTCGCCCAGCGAGTGGCCGGCCACGAAATCGGGCTGTACCCCGCTCCGGGCGCGGAAGGCGGCCAGCGCCATCGCGCCAACGGTGAATAACGCCGGCTGGGTATTTTGAGTCTGGGAAAGCTCTTCCTCCGGCCCCTCGTAACAAAGTTTGCCGAGATCGATGCCGATGACTGCGGAGGCGGACTCCATCAGGCCGCCCACCGGGGAGCAATTTTGCGCGAGGTCTTTGCCCATGCCCACGGCCTGCGCCCCCTGTCCGGGGAACACAAACGCGATTTTTCCCGTTGCCATAATGGGCTAGAGTCTATCCGGTGGTGTACTAAGATTCAAGGAAATTCAGGGATTTTTCGGGGATTTTTATAATTCCGGCGGCGGAATTGGAATCACGTCCGCCAGGAAGAACCGCGGACTACGCCTTGGCGGCGGGCTGTTCCCCTTTTGTGATTTTGTCCATCATCTCGCGGGCTTCATTCATTTCCGGGTCGAGAACGAGCGCCTGCTTGAACTTCTCCGCCGCCTTGTCGTTCTTCTGCTGGCGCATCCACATCATGCCAAGGTTGAAGTAGATGCCGGGGTCGTTCTCGTCCAGCTTCAGCGCGTGATTGTAGCTCTCCTCCGCCTCGCCGAACCTCCCCGCGCGGCTCAGGGCTATGCCGATGCGGTTGTAGGCGTAAATGAAGTCGGGCGACTGGCCCTTGGCCATATTGAAAAAATAGAGGGCTTCCTCGATGTGGTTTTTTTCCAGAAATGCGTTGCCGCAATCCATGATGAGCTTGATGTTGCGCGGATCCAGCGCGATCGCCTTTTTGCAGAGATCGACGGCGGCGGTTTTGTCCCCTTTCGCCAGTTGCACCATCCCCATCTTGAAAAACACGCGCGCGTCATTGGGCTGTATTTCATTTGCCTTTGCCAGCACCCGCAAGGCGGTATCGTAATCCTCCTGCCCGGTCAGAACTTCGGCCATCTTCAGGTAGCCGTCGAAGAACTTCGGATCCTCCTTAAGCGCCAGCCGGAGCTGCTCCTTCGCCTCGGCCAAATTTCCCTGCTCCATCGCCTTGCAGCCGAGCGCGTAATGCTGCAACACCCCCGCCAGCGCGCCGATCTGGCTTTTCTCTATCTTTCCTTCTTTCATCAGCGCCA
Encoded proteins:
- a CDS encoding peptidylprolyl isomerase, whose amino-acid sequence is MNKKAVGMALAVFVVIGLVFMSFLDSNVAPAAAAEEKAAAKAAPAPAAAPPPVAAPAPVKEVAYDPKKLPKVIATIGGVEVNREIFVRVLDNLIRQMKSHGQPITEEWLKNAQKQVADRMVVAEVLYQDAQAKKIKVDDKEVQDQIDKIAKSFPSPEEYKKGLKEQGITEKDLKRDIGKNLAIRRLLDEKAAAGVKVDEAEAKKYYDEHTKEFDRPEMVRARHIILLVDKAADDAKKAEAKKKMDEIQAELKGGAKFEDVAKKHSQDGSAESGGDLGFFPKGAMVKEFEDAVWNMKPGEVSGVVATPFGLHIIKFEERKAAGSVPFAEMKNDLIRGLESQKKGDAVKSYIENLKAKAKIKINI
- the fabD gene encoding ACP S-malonyltransferase; this encodes MATGKIAFVFPGQGAQAVGMGKDLAQNCSPVGGLMESASAVIGIDLGKLCYEGPEEELSQTQNTQPALFTVGAMALAAFRARSGVQPDFVAGHSLGEFTALYAANALSFEDAVTIVRRRGLYMSEARGGGMAAVLGLDAAVIEEVCREVGDAPGALQPANYNGDAQTVIAGRKELIEKAVPLLQERGAKKVVVLNVSAAFHSPFMNDAAARLAADLDRMKFADPAVPLVNNVDAKIVTAAAEAREGVKRQVTGAVRWTGVMQTMLDNGVRTVIEFGIGKTLCGMFKRMDKGLTLCNVEDLASLEKTLEVLNQNA
- the fabG gene encoding 3-oxoacyl-[acyl-carrier-protein] reductase — protein: MWKTLPAWKRRWRCSIKTLSGKVALVTGASRGIGREIAVTLAEAGADVFITYNANPADGVLAAIRAHGARGEQAQLNVADGARCDAVVKECIEKLGGVDILVNNAGITKDGLLMRMKDADWDEVLDTNLKGAFNMTRAVSRPMMKKHAGRIINIGSVVGTTGNAGQANYAASKAGQEGLTKAVAKELASRNILVNLIAPGYIVTEMTDILGDDVKKAVLEGIPVKRFGATRDVANAVVFLASGAADYITGQVLHVNGGMYM
- a CDS encoding tetratricopeptide repeat protein is translated as MTPEEKLFLKYEKARVFIVGFTPPEFKLLKAYLYGKHITGVTESRDAETALDKLELASFHLFFINVDLHNNHTLLEQVVETTRFANTPIFVFSKTPMVYQYSYEKRRMKGVFCRLPVNINEVEKYLLALMKEGKIEKSQIGALAGVLQHYALGCKAMEQGNLAEAKEQLRLALKEDPKFFDGYLKMAEVLTGQEDYDTALRVLAKANEIQPNDARVFFKMGMVQLAKGDKTAAVDLCKKAIALDPRNIKLIMDCGNAFLEKNHIEEALYFFNMAKGQSPDFIYAYNRIGIALSRAGRFGEAEESYNHALKLDENDPGIYFNLGMMWMRQQKNDKAAEKFKQALVLDPEMNEAREMMDKITKGEQPAAKA